DNA sequence from the Candidatus Obscuribacterales bacterium genome:
CGGACGCAGGATCTGATCGTCATATTAATTCTGGGGCATCCGTATTTCTCTACCGCACTTTACCTAACTTGTCCCATCGCACTCCCCAGGGAAATCTACTGACAGATGGTCAACAACATCTTCATAAACTGCCCCTAGATCTCTACCTACTAATCACTATTTGGGGCAATAGTCCCAGTACGCAAAACCGTTTAGTTGGCTGGGTTGTGCGTACGTTAGAAGATTATCCATTGATTCCAGCATCGGTGCTGAATATTGGCAGCAATACAGCAATTTTTGCGTCCCATGAGGCCGTAGAACTTCTGCTGAGTGAAATGGATGGCGAAGAACTTTTGCAGCTTTGGGATACGCTGGGCAATGGTGATGTGCGTTACCAAATTACAATTCCTTACCTAGTTCGCAACTTGCTGCTGGATTCCCGTCGAACGATCGCGACGGGTGAGCCCGTGCAAACGCGAACAGGCGACATGAACTGGTTTGATGGGGTGCCCTTATGATGTTAATACCCCTCGAACGTTATGATACCCATACTCTTTTAGGAGTCCGGTTTTGGGATCGCTTGACTCAGCGTTGTATAACAGACGGTCTAATTGTTACGGCACAACGATTGAGCCAAAATCGTTCCCAACGTCTTGGGAAACCCGTGCGCGGTATTCTTACCCCTAGTGGTGCGATCGCCTTCTTAGGACTCACAGCAGCAGAACGCCCACTGCATGCAGATTCAGATCTGTGGGGCAATCCACCCGATGAACAGTTTGTCAGGGTTGATCTCGTCGATCGTCGATCGCAATTTTTACCCATGTCCTTCATCGCCCGTTTACCCTTCCGGGGGGTGTTCTGCGGGCAGGGAGACTGGCTGCGCACCTCGCTGCTGCGGCCCGAACCACCACCAGGCGAGGCCTTGGGCATACAGCTTTGGTCTGCCCCAACCCGTTCGCTCCCCCCGGGGCGGGCATTGATCCGAGGGCAGATGGTGGTTGGTACCAGCGATCGCCCGGCGGCCTATGCGCTGGTGCGGGTGCGTCTTCCTGCCTCCGAGCCTGAGTCTGAGTTTGACTACTTTGCCATGGCGGATCACCAAGGTAAGGTTGCCATACCCATGCCCTATCCGAGGGTGCCCGAACCGGAATCTGCATCTACGCCCTATTCCTCCCTGGATCAGCAACGATTTGCGTTACGCGTGACGGTGCAGTACCAGGACATACCTATCTTACCGGGTTATAACGTACCTGATCTAGAGACCCTGCTCACCCAATCCCCGTCTCCGATTGGCGATCGCTGGACGACAGGCGCAACGCCAAGGCTGCGATCGCGGGATAGTTTATCGGTAACGCTGCAGTTTGGTCAGCCGCTGACGTTAAGAACGGCACGAGGACCGGGAGGTAACGCGCCCCAGGAATCTGTTTTACGACTTTTGCCTACGTAGACCGCTCATTGCCCGTTTGTTGCACAAGGAGAGTGCCCGATGCCGGAATATCTTGCGCCTGGTGTATACGTTGAAGAAACTAGTTTTCGCGCTAAATCCATTGAAGGGGTGGGCACTAGCACCACCGGCTTTGTGGGGGCGACCCGTTATGGCCCGCTGGATGGGGAACCAGAATTAATCACTAGTTTTAGTCAGTTTGAACGTATCTATGGCGGGCTTGATCCGCTCGTTTAT
Encoded proteins:
- a CDS encoding Pvc16 family protein codes for the protein DAGSDRHINSGASVFLYRTLPNLSHRTPQGNLLTDGQQHLHKLPLDLYLLITIWGNSPSTQNRLVGWVVRTLEDYPLIPASVLNIGSNTAIFASHEAVELLLSEMDGEELLQLWDTLGNGDVRYQITIPYLVRNLLLDSRRTIATGEPVQTRTGDMNWFDGVPL